The following coding sequences are from one Peromyscus eremicus chromosome X, PerEre_H2_v1, whole genome shotgun sequence window:
- the Cpxcr1 gene encoding CPX chromosomal region candidate gene 1 protein, with protein MSSPDQGNDTAENALKNAEIEQPNACETEKELPLADANTISQVETNESGRELNSSISQEDMCPQATENSQSEAEKTQNDPPNEELTEDTLLLQIPIPRKLTFPRLRLFSIIYLSIPQPQIYENKPLSDKTMFYPGRMEMKMSDCFPNSTCDKMVHSHSLQQQVPFIHFDEINRMIIYLLCRRNFSPPEHCLHNTWVKHKYVAILSDPNVLNNIERNIVFGRPLRVYYYHPLIERLTQRKTSKSYQNNNGNHPAVRPRFYLPQFPTQNIVHRKYFKNIWRTCHKLKLVIITYKNNWKYLCSICGCTFDNFQDFKHHFCNFSGN; from the coding sequence ATGTCTTCTCCTGACCAAGGAAACGATACAGCTGAAAATGCTCTCAAAAATGCTGAAATTGAGCAACCAAATGcctgtgagacagagaaagaacttCCACTTGCTGATGCCAACACAATTTCTCAGGTGGAAACCAATGAATCAGGCAGGGAGCTAAACTCATCAATCTCCCAAGAAGATATGTGTCCTCAAGCAACAGAAAATAGCCAGTCTGAAGCAGAGAAGACTCAAAATGATCCACCAAATGAAGAATTAACAGaagacactcttctactacaGATACCTATTCCAAGAAAGCTGACATTTCCTAGGTTAAGATTGTTTAGcattatctatctctctatcccaCAACCACAAATTTATGAAAACAAGCCCTTATCAGATAAAACAATGTTCTACCCAGGAAGGATGGAGATGAAAATGAGTGATTGTTTTCCTAATTCCACATGTGACAAAATGGTACATTCTCATTCCCTGCAACAGCAGGTCCCGTTTATTCATTTTGATGAGATAAATAGGATGATTATTTACCTGTTGTGCAGGAGAAATTTCTCTCCACCTGAACATTGTCTACATAACACATGGGTAAAGCATAAATATGTAGCCATTCTTTCTGACCCAAATGTTCTCAACAACATTGAAAGGAATATTGTTTTTGGAAGGCCTTTGAGAGTGTACTACTACCACCCACTTATTGAAAGATTGACTCAAAGAAAAACTAGTAAGTCCTATCAAAACAACAATGGAAACCACCCTGCTGTGAGGCCAAGATTCTACCTGCCACAGTTCCCAACCCAGAACATTGtccatagaaaatattttaaaaatatttggagaaCTTGTCACAAACTGAAACTAGTAATCATAACCTACAAGAACAATTGGAAATATCTTTGTTCCATCTGTGGGTGTACTTTCGACAACTTTCAAGATTTTAAACATCATTTCTGTAACTTTTCTGGAAATTAA